The genomic stretch tttaaagctaGATAAATTAAGTCCAGTTCTCAAACCtcattgtaataactttgtgtggTTCTTCAAAAAAGTGTCATTCTCTTTTCCTTAAGTAATCATTAAGAATCATATTGCTCTTTAGGAGGCGGTGCTGCATAGAGGAAAGAGCGTGTACCAAATATACCTGTGTAACAGGTTATTGGGACAATGACATCTACCCCTTAGGATACTTAAGATTAAAGGAGTTGATATAAACCCCTAACTTTTTGCACATTTAGGCAGATCATAAATGATgggtattttgttgttatttactAAACCAATAAGCTGGTGTGGCTTTTTGTATAACTAATTGGTTGGACTTTTGAATAGAGGAGTTCAAGGGCTTTTTGAAACTCAGTTTGAACCTATAAATATAACAATGGGTACCTGAGAAACGATTGGTCAGAGAGCATAGTGTTGTCTCCTGACTGGAGCTGAGATGGCTTTTTTCAAAGAGTAGTCTAAGACAGAGTTTAAATATAGTCTGTGTTTTATAGGTCAGAAGTGGTCTGCTTACCTCTGTCCACATAGGAAATAGcttgttcactttaaaaaactGCATCCATTGATCAGGTAGTTTCACATTCAGTGTGGCAGGCATTGTGTTACATGTTGGGTGCCCAAAGATAGAAGTTTGGGTTCCTACCTTAAGCTCACAATCCAATGTGGGAGCCAACAAAGACATTTACACTGAATTCTGATCAGTGCTACTTTAGAAATAGGCATATGTAAGTTAACATGTGCCTTCCTTTTAAAAGTCTTACGGAAAGCCATCTggattgaaaagaaatgaggtgTGTAGTAAGTGTCCCTTCACTGGCTGACCGCTTGTAGACTTCTGTGCGGAATATACTGTAGCTGCCATTTTAGTGCTTACAGTGTGCAGAGACTGTGCTAAATGTTTTGCATCATGATCTATTTTACTCTTTACAAGAACCCTCTTaggtagatttgcctattttatgcatgagaaaactgagactcacaaGAGGTCAGGTAATCTATGGAGTTGGTGTGTAGTACTGGTAAATTGGACTGGGTTCCATTATGTTGGTGGGCCCAAAGCCTTTGAACCTATTCACAAGGTTGACCAATTAGATTATGAATCagaattaatgtattttaattttttattctgttccattgatcactTCAAGCCAAGAGGTCAATTTATTGTCATGTCTGCTATTGATTCAcattgtatgaccttgggcatatATCACTTAACACCTCCATTGTTTCAGGTTTAATTCTGGCTAATTGGACATAATTAACAATGATATTCAACAACTGatatgaaagaaggaagggattTTGAAGTAGAAGTGATGTTTCCCTCCACAATTCAGTGTTGGCTGGATATCAGCTATTGCCTTTGTATTTTAGACATGCTGTGTTTCATTTTCTAACAAAGAGCCTGCAAGCATGTGAATAGAATGAAATTTATTAAAGGACTCTGAATTTTGTGTGTAGAATGGCATACAGACCCGTTTTTAGAGCGGGTGTTTTTCACTGGGTATTAAAATTCTTTAAGAGCCAGGAGTGCTTCATTTTTTCTTGGTAACGCCCACTAAACACCTGGTCCCACTGGCTCTCTCAGTCCCTCCCACGGTAGTCTGGCATCTGCTtttcctccagcagagtgactccAGGACTGTAACTTTGACTTGACTGTGCTGTGGGTGCTGTGTCTGGGGTGGTCCGGCAGTGAATGCTCTTCAGAATTGACTGTCAGTTCCTTACCCCGTGGAACTTTTtagcctagatttttttttttttaacatctttattggagtataattgctttacaatggtgtgttagttcctgctttataacaaagtgaatcagttatacatatacatatgttcccatatctcttccctcttgcgtctccctccctcccacccttagCCTAGATTTTTAAGGTGCTCCTGTCAGTTTCCTCTCTCCAGATTATTAACTCTTCTCAGTTCCTCATCTACTTTGgcctgtgatttctttttcatctagaaaaacatacatgcactTGATTCATACACCTGTATTTCTTGTCCCTTCCTGGAGCCCCCTTTCCTGTCCTACACAGAACCCCTCCCACCCGTAAAACCAGTCAGGGCCCAGCCCCTTTGAAACGAAACCTCCTCCTTTGAATTCTACCTGGTTGCTTCTTCAAGGGGAAGTTTTAGAATCCTTAAATATGTCTGCCCTCCCTTCTCGTGTTCCTACCCTGAGAGTTTCAGCTCTCTGAGGGGAGGACTGTGCTATTCTGAACTCCAAAAGAGAGTTCTTGGAAATACTGGTAGTTTTTTCATTTGCAGTTATTTCAACACacattaaattatatacattGTATTTTTGTGACGTAGCTTAAGAGTGAGAATATATGCCTATTTATTAAGCCTTTACTTTGACCAATACTGTCTAGGCATTTTATGTATATCATCTTATTTGATAGCTATTAatgtttccttttaatatttgaggaaactgagattcggagacattattttaaaaattacctaatTTCTCTTTAGCAGCCCAGATTTGTTGTATGTAGGGCTTTCCTAAAAACAGGTCCCACTCATACGGGTTTCATGTTGGAGCTTCAGTAATCCTGACACCTGGTAATGGAATCCTCGTTTTAAATTTCTAGCAAATTATTAAACTCAATTAAAGCTCAGTATTTTAGAATTGAGCATGTTCTTTTCCTTGAAAACAAAACGTAGCTGAAAGTTAATACTTCTCAAGGCCACATTTCATAAGGTCCTTTgcagtgcctttttttttaaaaatatggattagCAATGgatagtcatttttattttaatttttgtccctTCTTATTCTTGGATGTCTCCTTCTGGCCACTGGGAAATGACCTCTCAGGATTCTGCCCTGGGCTAGAAAAATATCCCTTAGGCAACGAGTTGAGATAGAGGGGCTAGGTTGGTTCATATATACTTTTGTTTTAGCATTCACTGTCTGATTTagggtttcatttatttatcctgTTATTTTATGGGCACCTTTAGAATTACTCCTCATAACATCCTTTAGgggatattttacaaaaatggaagaCTGTTGTGCAGCTCCCGCCACCCCATACCTCTGTAACAGATCTTTCTAAGACATTAAATCCCTTCTTTTGATGGCCATGTAATCTTTGCCAGCTGTGTCTTTTCAGCCACTCCCCTGTTGGATATCTAGATGGTTTCCCATTCTCCACTAAGCAGTTGCTGGTTTAATCAGCAAATGCTCCCCAGTTCTCTGAAGTGCTGCCTGCAGTGACTGAGAGAGATAGACACCCGTGCTTGAGAGCATGTCAGCATCTTCCTGATCTGGGAAATCTCTTGGTCCACTGCAGGGTTAGACCTCTTGTGGCCTCTCATACATTTGTCCCCTCTGGTATCTTGACTCTGTGCCGTTAGTGCCAAGCCTGATGAGGAGACTGTAGCCTTTTAAGGCTTTTTAGGAGCAAATGAAGGCTCTCTTGCCAGTGTTTTTCTTGGTGGGTTCTCAGTTCAAAAGTCTCAGGAGAAAAGTAGGCCCTGATTATAAACCATCACTACTTGGCGCCTCTTAATGAAATCAGGAACTAATGAATGAAAGTGTtacagttgggacttccctgccggcgccgtggttaagaatctgcctgccagttcaggggacacaggttcgagccctggtccgagaagatcccacacgccacggagcacctaagcccgtgcgacacaacttctgagcctgcgcgcctagagcacgcgagccacaactgctgaagcctgcgcgcctagagcccgtgctccgcaacaagagaagccactgcaatgagaagcctgcgcaccgcagcgaagagtagcccccgctcgctgcaactagagaaagcctgcacgcagcaacaaagacccaatgcagccaaaaataaataaatttataaaagaaagtgTTAACAGTTAACAAGTGTGTCCATTTTTCACGATGTTGAGGGGTGGAGTCTCATCAGGAATGTTACATCGTAACATATTCGCTTCCTGTACAAGATTAATTAgacttgtttttccttctcatgggttgtcttctttttttttttttttcttaattccaaGCTCACATTTATGGACTAAAACTGATGTGTAGGTACTGTGAGAGGAATAACAGTACTTCCAATTTGTTGTGCActatgcactttttaaaaaagatttccaCATTTATTATCCTTTGATTCGCTGCACCTCATCTTCAGAGCACCTCTCCTGAGGTAGCTGCTGTTGCCTCCAGTTCAGAGGTTGGAAGACTGAGACCGACCGAGCTCACACGGCTGTGTAGTGGCAGCCTCTGCGCTTACACACAGGCCTCTTGCCACACCACGTACAGGTAGCCTCCCAGTAATGACCTGCTGAAAAAATTCACAGACATTTATTTGAGTATTAGTTTTGTACTTGGCAAAGTTTTAGGCATTAGATGAGAAACAAATGTGAAGCTTTCCTTTGAGGACATACACATGTAACACTGTTTGTAAATGGTACACCACTCATTACTTGGACCATAGAACATATAGAATGGAGGCCTAGAGAAGCCTGGACTGTGTAAGAGGCTACGAGTGTGTTTGGATTCGTGGGCAGGGTAGATCAGTGGGGGCTGGGATATTCAAGGAAGGCTTTCTAGCcctagatggatggatagagttTACATAGGCAGGGAGTAAACAGGGGGCTTTCTAGATGAAGGGAACTACTGAAGTAATTTCAGGCAGGTTTAAGCATGACGGTTAAGAGTATTCAGTGATGTCCAGCCTGCAAGAAAGGTACATGTTGGAGAACAGTGGATGAGAAAGCCTAATAGGTACAGAGGAGCCAAATTATGAAGGACTTGGCAAGCCAGATAAGAGTTTAGATTGGGTGGAGTAGCCAAAAGAGAGTCATCCAAAGTTGCTGAGTAAGAGTCCGGGTATGACTAAGGGTAATTTTGAAATCAGGTGCAGAGGTACATGGAGTGAGGTACAGATGTAATGAGGACGTAATGTGCTTGTGAAGAATAGGTGCTTTGAATTATTTGAGAAGAGACAGAACTCTACCAAATTTGCAGCTTTAGGGTCTGCTCGCTCATTCAGCGAAAACTGGTTCATGCCGATTGCGTGCGAGGTGCTGCGGGGGGTGTGCCCTAAAGGAGTTGATGGTGTGGGAAGGGGCGTACGCGATACAGACAGATAATTGTAGTGCTGAAGAAATGTGCTGAGACGTTAAGAGAAGTATAGATGCAGTGCTCTGTGAGAATATTTTCAGCttagagcagtgctgtccaatagacaCAGGATGTGAGTCCCACGTAATTTAAAATTATCGggtaactgcattttaaaaacgGGGGAAAAGGATGGAATCAATTttcgtaatttaaaaaaatttaactccagggatttccctggcggtccagtggttgggacgcggcgctttcactgccgtggcccaggttcgatccctgtttggggagctagaatcccgcaagctgcgcagtgTGGGGCCCCCCgacaaaaaaaattaactccGTATATCCAAGACGTTTCCATTTTAACATGCGGCCAGTGGCTGTCTGATTAGACAGCTTAGGTTAAGCGGCCTAAGAAAGGTTTCATAGAGGGGATGCCATCTGAGCCGTGCTCTGAAGAATTTTATATGCAGAATAAATGGGAAAggacatttcaggcagagggatgGCTTGGTGAGCACAGACGCAGAGACGGAGAAGCACGTGTAAGAAAACCATTTTGACAGAAGCACCTGCTGTGCAGAAGGCATGTTTTGGGAGAAGCCTGGGGAGATAGCTTGGAAAACCTTCACTAACAGGGGAGGAAATCTGACTCTCCTGTCAGTAGTAGGGAACTGTAAAGGATTTTGAGCAGGACGTGACTTGATCAGAACTTTAAAATGGTTCTGATAGCAGATGTGAAGGTTAAAGGTAATAAGAGGCTGAAAGCAGTGGGACTAGGGAAAGATGATGGGTGGGAGGTTTATTAGGGATGTAGAAATAGGAACACTTTCgtttctcccttgtctgctgcCTTCCTCCAAACCGCTGGGTGTTGTGTAACCCATTTCCTGTTGAAATTGGTCTAGCTGCTTCAAAATCCATGTTATATAAGTCAAAAGTTATGTAAGCAGTAGGCATCAGGACATTTAGctatggattttgtttgttgtaagttgttgggggggtgtgtgtgtgtttaaaaatttttaaatagatgacTACATTCTTTAAGACATGCATTCAGTTTTACCATATCATCATGGTTCTCAGTCTCCAAGAGCTCTTGTAGTGATCCCAAAGAAGCCTGAAATAGTTGGCCCCAAACGAGAAAGGccacattttattttgagaaataggGCGTGTACATTTGGGAGGTCCCAAGGAGTCGTCAGGATTCTTGGGAGAGAGATGATTTAACTTTTAATGTTTGGGAAGAGGAGAAGTCGGGGGTTGAGGGGACCTTAGTTAAGGGGTCTGGTAGAGCCAAAGAGTTTCATGGCATCCCTTAGGCGGTGctaattgcatttctctattacTAGTTTGTAATACTGCATGGGATAGCTTAGCTTTGAATTGGCTTTGACCAGGACTTTTATTAATTGGAATCTTTCCTGGGTAGAGTTGCACAGGTGCTGTTTCTGTACTTTGGAGTGGGCCACTAGGTGACTTCTAACTCTGAATTAGTCAGCAAACTGGAAAACTTCTGAAGTTCGTTGAAAGTTGGCTTCCCTCTGCGTCTCACTTTTAGGGACCATAAAGTAGGGTTGTTTAAAGATGGAGATAGTATCCTGATCAGAAAGACGTTACGATTGAGAAAGTTAGATGTACGGAGGAAGTATATAATTTTAAGAGGATGAATAGTGTATTTGCGATGGACTTTGTATTAGAGTAGGACTAGGTTGTGTTGTGTGTTGGTAACAAGCAGCCCCCACATCTCAGTGGCTTCAGGTTGCACGTCCAGTGTGGGCTTGCAGGGGTCTCTGTACTGCATGGTCACTTAGGGACTCAGGCTGCAGAAACTGCTGTTTTGTGACAGCACCGTCTAGATCACATGGCTGCCGTGAGAGAAGAGAGCCTCGCGTGGTTTTTTGCAGTTTCAGCACCTGGAAGTAGCGTCATTTATGCTTATGTTTCATTGGACAGAACTAACTGTATGACCCCTCCGAAGTGCAGAAGGGTTGCTGGGAAATGTAGGAGAGCGGATGGATTATTACTACCTCTGTTGTAGTCTCATTCTGGTGATGTGGGTGAAGTCAGACGGATCAAGGTGAGATCTGCTTCAGAGTGTAAGGTTAGAATCAGCGAGCCTTACATAGGACACAGCTCTGAATATGATTTAGATAATAAGTTGTGGGAAGAAAACTCACAGTTTTGAACTAGAGAACCAACTCTTTCTGAATTGTCTAGATTTAGAGTGTATCTTAAAATTGTCCTCCAtctaataaaacttttttttatggTAGGGTCCTGTCTGTAGAATTTCTCCCTTGAAAATACAGAAATGACTTTTGAGGTGAAGCCACAGTCTTAAATTGTGATGCAatgtataaagtgatgaaagaatttgttttaaaaatattgatattcTTACCACTCTTTAAAgtagtattttatctttttaaacctTAAGATATTAGTGTATTTTTACACTGTGGCACAGGTGGATATACAATTGAAATTTAAACCAACAGTACATAAAACTAACTCTTATtggttaataaataattttttagctACGTGTTATCCAAAAATTATTGCACTCTATTAATGGTGATTATTATAGTGGGGAATTGACTAAGGTGAGGTGAATTATTGAAGAGGTATTCACTGATTGGTGTATAGAGGGTTTGATGAAATGATAAACTGAAATCACTAAGATTTTTGTCTATTTCGGGAAAACTTTTATGCAAACTCAATTATGGTTTGCATTTCTGTTGCTCTGCATCTTGGTGAATACACCCATATCTCTTGCAGCCTGTACCACGTACAGAGTTAGTgcttgatatttgtatataatgtCTAGACTTTTCACAGTGCCTTCACATAGATGAGGTCATTCGTGCCTCACAGCGGCCGCTGGAGAGTTAGTTGGGAATATTCTTATTCTCCAGTTAGGAAACGGAAGCTCTCGGAGGCTGAGTGATTTGACCAAGGTCACGCCACTTGTAAGTAGCAGAGTTGGTGCTAGGTAGAGCCAAATCTGCCTGCCTCAAGTCCGTGCTCTCGTGGACAGTGTCTCCTTGTAACAAAGTTAGTGCATTGCAGAAGATGTGATAAAAATGGCTCCTGTTTTTTAGGTACCTGTTGCTTCATGGGCACTGCCAAATATAACACTGAAAGTCATATCTTTTGCTTTAAGATTGATTGAAACAGTCGTCCCACTTCAGGTGTTTTTCCACATACTGTGGGGGAAAACAGCAAAACCAGATAATTCTTGAAAGAAGAAAagtacatatatttaatataagcTTCTAAAGAATTAAGCCGTCTCTGTGCATTGAGGAGGCAGATTAGGAAAGTGGAAGAAAACAACTCAAGAGACAGAGACTTGAGTTTGAGTTCTGGCTCTCTACCACCTCCTAGCCCTGGGCACACCACTTGCCTCCTCTGAACCTCCATTTCTTCACCTCATAGAGGGGGGCGGGATTGTTGTGAACATATCTGCCCTGTAGGACTGTTGGGAAAATGGACCAAAATAGTAAAAAAGACCATAGCAAAGAACCTAACCCTGCAGGCGCTCATGCTCGATATTACTGAGGGCATTTGGAAGTAGATGCTTCCCATTTAGGTATGTTTCCTTCCAGATGGTTTGGAAGAAAATTCACGCGTGCATTTCCTGGGCCCCGAAGCCTgacatttgctttctctctctctttctcttgctcttGTTCTAGGGAATGACCATGGATAAAAGTGAGCTGGTACAGAAAGCCAAACTCGCCGAGCAGGCAGAGCGCTACGATGACATGGCTGCGGCCATGAAGGCAGTCACGGAGCAGGGGCACGAGCTCTCCAATGAGGAGAGAAACCTGCTGTCTGTTGCCTACAAGAATGTGGTCGGTGCCCGCCGTTCTTCCTGGCGTGTCATCTCCAGCATCGAACAGAAAACAGAGCGGAACGAGAAGAAGCAGCAGATGGGCAAAGAGTATCGTGAGAAGATCGAGGCAGAGCTGCAGGACATCTGCAACGATGTTCTGGTAAGCGGCCAGTGTCCCTGTTCTAAACAACGATTTCTAATAGTATTCATTTCATGTACAAATGTGAACTCTCAAACAGCTCGTGAGAGAAAAGTGTCTGAATATACTGGGAAGCTGCAAACCATCTGCAGCTAAGTTTTAAGCACacgatgtgatttttttcttacctcttaCCTGATCAGAGGTTGCTCGTCTCTTATGGAgtattttcctctcctttccaaaGACCTCTGAAAAACAGGTACATTTGGTCAGCATCCCTCCATCTTTTCTTTAGAAGTTGAGGCCAGAGAGGCAGGATTTTTGATAGATGCAGCCACAGAGAGGCTATTCTCTGTATTAGTGTGATGGCAGTGCCATCTCCAGTAGGGGAGAGAGGAGCAGAAAGCCGACCTGCCTTTTAGcctctccccagtccctgcaCAGCGTAGAGTCCAGTTTTTGTCTGAAAGGTAGCCGCGTCCATCAGTTCGGGCCTGCATTCCGAAGGCAAATCAGAAGTGGTTTGGGGATTCTCCTCTCTGGTGTTTTATATAAGCCTTAGTCAGACGACTGATTCCTAACTGCTTTCCCTCGAGCCACCATCTGGGGTTGGATGGGAGGGGCGCATATCCTAGAGCAAATCATGATCATATTGTCTTTCCCTCACATCCTGAGCCCACTgggaactttctttttcttccaggtgAAATCAGGTAAAAATGAACGGTGAGGGCTGCTTTGAAGGGAAAAGGAATTCACACTTGTGGATCTACCTCCTCCCCTGCTGGCTGCCTCGCCCGAGTTACTGCCCTTGACACCTTTCTTTTGAAAACCAGTACAAAGCTGGTCAGCCTCCAGGCAGTACTCCTCATCCCTAACCCATAAGGAGTTACACCCTGTCTGTCTGCAAGGACTATTAAAACGACTGCTGCCCCCTGCATCTTCTCACTTTGATTGATTAAATCCCCTTACAACTAAGCTTTTGCATTGAGCTGCTCTTTTTGTTAGAGTCGTGGTGTACGAGTGTCATGGCTAAATTTGTTGCCTGTTGGTAATTTGGGGGTTTGTTAACAGTGCACTAATTCCTGAATGTTAGGTACATCTGGTATTCAGATGAAGTATGGCATGCATTCCAAAGGCAAGAAAGTTCCCTAATTCCTGAACTGTAGACCAGCTTTTATGAGCATCTgaaagaatgtgaagaaaagcaTGGTACTTACTGCCTCTTAACCAGTTTTTCAGGATGCCACATTCTAAAACAACTCTTCGAAAATATTGCTCTGTATACGAAGCTTGGACTCcttcagaactgcttttgttgtaaGCATAAATGTTTAAAggaatttattattaataatagtattAGCTACTTTTGGAGTGCTTACTGCGTGCCAGGCAGCGTGTTAAGCACTTTGTGAACATTGGCTCATTTATCCTCATAAGTACGCTGGGAGGTGGCTATTATGCTTCCCTGTGTGTagctgaggaaactaaggctcagggcGATTAGGTCATTTGTCCAGGGTCATACAGATAGTAAGCAGCAGAGGAGGGATTTCTACCCAGGTCCGATCAATTCGAAACTTAGTTCTTGGCAGATTTGCCCTATTATCACGTTTTTTTCTCCCaaaatggaaagtttttttttttttcctctaattacAGAATTAATACaagttcatgttttaaaaaaaaaaaaacacagggcaGAAgaggataaataagaaaataaaaaatcacttCTAATTCTACCACCTAGAGAACCATTATTAACATCTTGATAAATATTCTTCCAGACTCTTCCCTTAGGTATTTCCGTGCATGTACACAtatctattttaatattaaaataggagtcacatggtttttattatctgcttccctccccccgaccccagaCTTCTTTTGGAGAACCTTTCCACGTTATCACAGTAGTTCTGCATCGTCATTTTTAATGCCTatgtagcattccattgtatggctatacttTAATCAACCCCTTATGGACGGTCAAAGTGATTTTTAATAGACAAATACTGGCATCTGTTATGACCTGGgctaaaaactatttaaaacctTTGGATGAAAATTACGATTTTTTTCaatcttccaaaaaaattatttagaagtggTAGTGTGTATCTTGAATCTCAAACATAGTTTTAACATCTTGTAAGTAATATTTCCAGATTCTTAACAGAATGTGAATCACTTTTTAGGAGCTGTTGGACAAATACCTTATTCCCAATGCTACACAACCAGAAAGTAAGGTGTTCTACTTGAAAATGAAAGGCGATTATTTTAGATATCTTTCTGAGGTGGCAtctggagaaaataaacaaagtaagtaactttttttttttttaagaagtttgaCCAATAATGGAGCCAGTCTTCataataattttaagtttttgctttgtttgtagTCAGAATTTAAAGGACCACAGCATTGTGCTGACCAGTGTTAAACAGGGTCATGGGGGTTGACAAATGTATCTGAGGGGCAAGTATGGAGGGCATTAAAAGTGTGGTGCAGTAGCGCATTTAAAGAGATCTTTATTTTAAGGATTATTTGGTAGCTCTCTTTTAGAGgtgaaactttaaaatgtttggtagaacgAAACCACCATAGTAAATAGAGATGCATTTCTTTTGTCATATACATGCATTAGTGTAATGGTGACAATTATAGCTATGCTTTATTAAGCGCCTCCTGTGTGTCTCATTTATCCCTCACACAACGCTAGGAGTGTAGGTGGGagtctgtcctttttttctgataaggaaaccaaggctcacaGAGGTTTTCACTTAGTCCAAACCACACACTTAATGAATAAGAGTTCGGGATTCCAGCTTTGAGTCTGACTCTGAAGTCCATGATTTTTCCATCAGAGCTCATTGTTTTCCATGTTCTATCTTGTTCAGGGTTATTTCTGTATTTCCTAACTGCTTTTGTAGACTTTGTCATCATGGTCTTTGTTTTTCCTCAAAGCATTTAATATGGTACTTGGATTAGAGTACACATTTAACAAAGGATTGTTAATCGAGTCGTAGAGACACTGACCCTCGTTTGATAGCGCATGTGCTCCAGCCCAGTTTGGTAAAATAATTTGATAGTGGATCCAGCATATGATGCAATCTGTGAAAGACCCAAcctttcatattttttatctttcttataGCCACTGTGTCAAACTCCCAGCAGGCTTACCAGGAAGCATTTGAAATTAGTAAGAAAGAAATGCAGCCTACACACCCAATTCGACTGGGCCTGGCACTTAATTTCTCCGTCTTTTACTATGAGATTCTAAACTCTCCTGAAAAGGCTTGCAGCCTGGCAAAAACGGTGAGAAAGACCCTctgtggtttctcttttttttttttttggcagagttttttttttttttaatttaaatttatttattttttattggggtatagttgttttacatcGTTGTGCCCTCTGTGGTTTCTGATCATAGTAAAACTGCTTGTGCTCTTTGGTACCATTTTTTAATTACCTGAACATAACTTATTGTCTTGGACTTTTGTGAAGATTTTTCCAGGGGTAGGAGTATGTATCTTTTATGGAATAAATACACACCTATTACTTCTTGACTTCGCAGTGCCTTCTGctgatttttgtttgtgttgtttgATTACTCttttggggctgggggtggttgTGGACAATCCAGGGAGAAGGTAGTTTGCTGTTTTTGTCACGCTTTGGACTGTAGGCCTCCACTGTATTGTGCATTGTCAGCCTTGTACCAAGACTGGAGGTTATGGCTTGTAAAGGAAGGAAATCagatcttgttttctttgttaacTGAATTACCTCCTGTCTTCTTTTGGTAACCCAGCTGccttttctacatatttttgtaGTCTTTCAATATGcacactcttttaaaaatttttagttggTAAAACTGTGTGAAATGAATGCTCAAAGTTCCATCGCTTAATTGAATCAGATTTAGTTGTGTGAACTTCTGTTCTCCGTTTATCCCTTGTATCCAGACCTTTTGAGTTTCAGCTTGAAGAAAAAGGGTGGATTACTAGAAACGTCTTTGGTAATTGAAAAATCATGTGAGTTTGCTTAGAATGAGTGTGCTGGGTTAACAGTAATACCTGTTGACTTAATAGGTAAAGGTCATATCTAggaatttttgtcatttttggtTGACGCTTGATAAACTAGCATCATGTGTTTGCTGACATAACTAGCAAACAAGGTAACAATGACCTAGGTTCCCCCAAAGTACCGTACAGAAAGAGAAGTGATAGTCACTTGTTAGCAGAAAAATATTGGGCTAAACTAGTTCCAAGGAACCTGTGACTTCTTTGCTGAAGGCTCTTTGTTTTAGGCATTTGATGAAGCGATTGCTGAATTGGACACACTGAATGAAGAGTCTTACAAAGACAGCACCCTGATCATGCAGTTGCTTAGGGACAATCTCACTGTAAGTACTTCTGATTCCATGAGTGCTTCTGAGGGCTTATAGCTTATTCCGATTCCTCTACCTCGTAATTC from Balaenoptera acutorostrata chromosome 15, mBalAcu1.1, whole genome shotgun sequence encodes the following:
- the YWHAB gene encoding 14-3-3 protein beta/alpha, whose product is MTMDKSELVQKAKLAEQAERYDDMAAAMKAVTEQGHELSNEERNLLSVAYKNVVGARRSSWRVISSIEQKTERNEKKQQMGKEYREKIEAELQDICNDVLELLDKYLIPNATQPESKVFYLKMKGDYFRYLSEVASGENKQTTVSNSQQAYQEAFEISKKEMQPTHPIRLGLALNFSVFYYEILNSPEKACSLAKTAFDEAIAELDTLNEESYKDSTLIMQLLRDNLTLWTSENQGDEGDAGEGEN